Proteins encoded in a region of the Photobacterium angustum genome:
- a CDS encoding SEC-C metal-binding domain-containing protein, with translation MNTLMTLPTGWDGMSASFIEGALFAANANPKPMEPEIWLPVLLTGAVTEGNDTALSDTDKVAVLNHFEMQYRTVKAGEYQLPVELKWQESGEINEALSQFAQGFLAVWHYIEPNWEEMSISDGTMRMLSALLTTLMLCVDEAGTLEQMEQAGVTGMPAPSELYSQLPLMLTEVMMAADQLQIGAGAQAINPYKNIGRNDPCPCDSGKKFKQCCGKSH, from the coding sequence ATGAATACATTAATGACACTCCCAACTGGCTGGGATGGCATGTCAGCTTCTTTTATTGAAGGCGCGTTATTTGCTGCAAATGCAAACCCGAAACCAATGGAACCTGAGATTTGGTTACCCGTGTTATTAACTGGTGCTGTCACTGAAGGTAATGATACAGCGCTATCAGATACCGATAAAGTTGCCGTATTAAATCACTTTGAAATGCAGTATCGCACAGTAAAAGCCGGTGAATACCAATTACCGGTAGAGCTTAAATGGCAAGAAAGTGGTGAAATAAATGAGGCACTTTCACAGTTTGCTCAAGGCTTTTTAGCTGTTTGGCATTACATTGAACCAAACTGGGAAGAGATGTCTATTTCAGATGGCACAATGCGAATGCTATCAGCATTACTGACAACGCTAATGTTATGTGTTGATGAAGCCGGTACTCTGGAACAAATGGAGCAAGCGGGCGTGACAGGAATGCCAGCACCAAGTGAGCTTTATTCGCAACTACCATTGATGCTAACTGAAGTGATGATGGCTGCTGATCAACTTCAAATTGGCGCAGGAGCACAAGCGATTAACCCTTATAAAAATATTGGTCGTAATGATCCTTGCCCATGTGATAGCGGTAAGAAATTCAAACAGTGCTGCGGTAAGTCACATTAA
- a CDS encoding (deoxy)nucleoside triphosphate pyrophosphohydrolase, producing MQKLKTIVVVAGVIEKEGKYLLAQRLDNASQGGLWEFPGGKVEVGELPEHALERELMEELAITTKTQQWLADSVFDYGDKVIELKGYLTRWCEGDIVLNTHQAMVWVSLNEFKRYTLCPADYPILTALEQIALMK from the coding sequence ATGCAAAAGCTTAAAACAATCGTTGTTGTTGCGGGAGTTATTGAGAAAGAAGGTAAGTACCTACTTGCTCAGCGATTAGATAATGCGAGCCAAGGTGGTTTATGGGAATTTCCTGGTGGTAAAGTTGAAGTGGGTGAATTACCAGAACATGCATTAGAGCGTGAGCTTATGGAAGAGTTAGCGATCACAACTAAAACACAACAATGGTTGGCGGATAGCGTATTTGACTACGGTGATAAAGTCATCGAGTTAAAAGGTTATTTAACTCGATGGTGTGAAGGGGATATTGTATTAAATACGCATCAAGCTATGGTGTGGGTGAGTTTAAACGAATTTAAACGCTATACATTATGTCCTGCTGATTACCCTATTCTAACTGCCTTAGAACAAATCGCATTAATGAAGTAA
- the dsbB gene encoding disulfide bond formation protein DsbB: protein MQYLNTFSKSRLAWLLLLLSIVIFEGCALFFQHVMNLAPCVMCVYERVAMMGIGFAAIVGLIAPQNAIFRWIGLAGWGYCAYRGVVLAYQHVGFQLNPSPFATCDLFVRFPSWAPINHWAPWMFEAYGDCAKIVWHFLTLTMPQWLVVIFAGNLIVWAVMVIAQFFGKKSA from the coding sequence ATGCAATACCTCAATACCTTTTCAAAATCACGTTTAGCATGGCTGCTATTACTTCTTTCTATTGTTATCTTTGAAGGTTGTGCCCTATTCTTTCAACATGTAATGAACCTTGCACCATGTGTGATGTGTGTTTATGAACGTGTCGCGATGATGGGGATCGGTTTTGCCGCTATTGTTGGTCTTATTGCCCCTCAAAATGCCATTTTCCGTTGGATTGGTTTAGCCGGTTGGGGATATTGTGCATACCGCGGTGTTGTATTGGCCTATCAACATGTGGGTTTTCAGTTAAACCCATCACCATTTGCAACCTGTGATTTATTCGTCCGATTTCCAAGTTGGGCGCCAATAAACCATTGGGCTCCTTGGATGTTTGAAGCATACGGTGATTGTGCCAAAATTGTTTGGCATTTCTTAACACTAACGATGCCACAATGGTTGGTTGTTATTTTTGCTGGAAATCTTATTGTTTGGGCAGTCATGGTTATCGCTCAATTCTTCGGTAAGAAATCAGCTTAA
- the nhaB gene encoding Na(+)/H(+) antiporter NhaB — MAISLGNAFIKNFLGKAPDWYKIAIITFLIINPIVFFLIDPFVAGWLLVIEFIFTLAMALKCYPLQPGGLLAIEAVAIGMTSADQVKHELVANIEVLLLLVFMVAGIYFMKQLLLFMFTKILIGIRSKILLSLAFCVMAAFLSAFLDALTVIAVVISVTVGFYSIYHKVASGQDPHSNHDHTNDNHVPELSRDDLENYRAFLRSLLMHAGVGTALGGVMTMVGEPQNLIIADQAGWDFGEFIIRMAPVTVPVFFCGLLTCALVEKFKICGYGAELPENVRQILVDFDNEERKSRTNLDYAKLIIQAAIAVWLIIGLAMHLAAVGLIGLTVIILATSFTGITEEHALGKAFEEALPFTALLAVFFSIVAVIIDQQLFAPIIHWVLSLEGSSQLTMFYIANGLLSMVSDNVFVGTVYINEVKTALTNGVINRSQFDMLAVAINTGTNLPSVATPNGQAAFLFALTSAIAPLIRLSYGRMVYMALPYTIVLASVGLAGIELMLVPMTDWFYTMGWITDASSAAATIPALAH; from the coding sequence ATGGCTATATCGCTAGGGAATGCCTTTATCAAAAACTTTTTGGGTAAGGCACCTGACTGGTACAAAATCGCAATCATTACTTTTTTGATCATTAACCCTATTGTCTTTTTTCTTATTGATCCGTTTGTTGCTGGCTGGTTGTTAGTAATCGAATTCATCTTCACGCTTGCAATGGCATTAAAGTGTTACCCATTACAACCTGGTGGTTTATTGGCAATAGAAGCTGTTGCCATTGGAATGACAAGTGCAGATCAAGTCAAACATGAACTTGTTGCAAATATTGAAGTGCTACTCTTACTGGTCTTTATGGTCGCGGGTATCTACTTCATGAAACAGCTATTGTTGTTCATGTTTACTAAAATATTAATCGGCATCCGCTCTAAAATTTTACTTTCTCTCGCATTTTGTGTGATGGCCGCTTTTCTTTCCGCTTTCCTTGATGCACTAACCGTTATTGCGGTTGTTATCAGTGTAACAGTTGGTTTCTACAGCATTTATCATAAGGTTGCTTCAGGGCAAGATCCTCATTCTAATCATGATCATACCAATGATAATCACGTTCCAGAACTAAGCCGCGATGACTTGGAAAATTACCGTGCATTCCTACGTAGCTTGCTAATGCATGCTGGTGTGGGTACAGCGTTAGGTGGCGTAATGACAATGGTAGGTGAACCACAAAACTTAATCATTGCCGATCAAGCTGGTTGGGATTTTGGTGAATTTATTATTCGTATGGCGCCCGTTACTGTCCCTGTCTTTTTCTGTGGCTTGTTAACCTGTGCACTGGTTGAGAAATTTAAAATCTGTGGCTACGGTGCAGAATTACCTGAAAATGTTCGCCAAATCTTAGTCGACTTTGATAATGAAGAACGTAAATCACGTACTAACCTTGACTACGCTAAATTAATTATTCAAGCAGCAATTGCAGTATGGTTAATTATCGGCCTTGCAATGCACTTAGCTGCAGTGGGTTTAATCGGTTTGACCGTTATTATTTTGGCAACATCATTTACTGGTATCACCGAAGAGCACGCTCTAGGTAAAGCATTTGAAGAAGCGCTACCCTTTACTGCACTACTTGCGGTGTTCTTCTCTATCGTTGCGGTAATCATTGATCAACAACTATTCGCGCCTATTATTCATTGGGTATTAAGCCTTGAAGGTAGTTCACAGCTTACTATGTTCTACATTGCGAATGGCTTACTATCTATGGTTTCAGACAACGTATTCGTTGGTACTGTATATATTAATGAAGTAAAAACTGCACTAACAAACGGTGTTATTAACCGTAGTCAGTTTGATATGTTAGCCGTTGCAATCAATACAGGTACTAACTTACCATCAGTAGCAACGCCAAATGGTCAAGCGGCATTCTTGTTTGCTTTAACTTCGGCTATAGCCCCACTAATCCGTCTTTCTTACGGTCGTATGGTATACATGGCGTTACCTTACACTATTGTACTTGCATCCGTAGGTTTAGCCGGCATTGAGCTAATGCTAGTCCCAATGACAGATTGGTTCTATACCATGGGCTGGATCACTGATGCATCATCAGCCGCTGCAACAATACCGGCACTTGCTCACTAA
- the fadR gene encoding fatty acid metabolism transcriptional regulator FadR, with the protein MVIKADSPATFAEKYIIESIWNNHFPQGSILPAERELSELIGVTRTTLREVLQRLARDGWLTIQHGKPTRVNNYMDTSGLNILDTLVTLDGQDVQRVLTDLLAARTDISSVFMRYAVKGNAEESGILIQHVIDSVERLRKASSFAEFIENSDDRIDLIQEVKKIVDKYGKDDPQLCEEICLARAFNYYDYRLFQGMAGKSGNTLYVLTINGLRKIYTRVGGYYFMKPEACELALNFYRDMKSYCDENKPELVADRIRLYGRESGAIWYSHRVEISKYMYEEEQ; encoded by the coding sequence ATGGTCATTAAGGCAGATAGCCCAGCGACATTTGCTGAGAAATATATTATTGAAAGCATTTGGAATAATCACTTTCCTCAGGGGTCGATTCTTCCTGCTGAGCGTGAACTTTCAGAGTTAATTGGAGTAACTCGAACAACATTACGTGAAGTATTGCAGCGTTTAGCGCGAGATGGATGGTTAACCATCCAACATGGTAAGCCAACGCGTGTTAATAACTACATGGATACTTCAGGTTTAAATATTCTCGATACCTTAGTGACATTAGATGGGCAGGATGTTCAACGTGTATTAACCGATCTTCTTGCTGCTCGAACTGATATTAGTAGCGTATTTATGCGTTACGCCGTAAAAGGTAACGCAGAAGAGTCGGGTATTTTAATTCAGCATGTCATTGATTCAGTTGAAAGGCTTCGTAAAGCATCAAGCTTTGCTGAGTTTATTGAAAACAGTGATGATCGTATTGATCTTATTCAAGAAGTTAAAAAAATCGTAGATAAATACGGCAAAGATGATCCACAGCTTTGTGAAGAAATTTGTTTAGCTCGTGCGTTCAACTATTATGATTATCGTCTATTCCAAGGCATGGCGGGTAAGTCTGGTAATACACTTTATGTTTTAACTATTAATGGCTTACGTAAAATTTATACGCGTGTTGGTGGTTATTACTTTATGAAGCCAGAAGCATGTGAATTAGCATTAAATTTCTACCGCGACATGAAATCATACTGTGATGAAAACAAGCCAGAATTAGTCGCTGATCGTATTCGTTTGTATGGACGTGAAAGTGGTGCTATCTGGTATAGCCACCGTGTTGAAATTTCAAAGTACATGTACGAAGAAGAGCAATAA